A region of the Paenibacillus sp. J23TS9 genome:
CTTCAGGGCGCTGAACTGAGTTGGGACAAAGCCTTGACCCGAGATTTCCTGCGCTCCTGCAAGAATCATGTAGTCGCGGCATTTTGGACATTCGGGAACCTCTTCCTGTTCATCCAAAATCTTTTCCACGCTCTCTTCATAATTCATCAGGTCATGGCTTTCTTCAAATTTATCCAATGTGCGGATGGATGGCGGAAGTTGATGCTGCATATCCTCTTGCGCCCAGAATGAAGAAGATCCATCTCCTTCCTCCGCATCTTCTTCCCAATCCATGCTTTCTTCCGTGCCCTCTTCTTCTTCCTCGTCACCGATTTGAATACTCAAGGTGCGGTATCCCTTCAACTCATTGTGACAGTAAGGGCAATTCTCTTCAGGTCCAATTTCTTCATCCCAGACAATCTCTGTCTGGCACCATGGGCAAACGGTGGTTTCCATTGCCATTCATCTCCTCAATGTTTCATTAAATAAAAGATGCCGACTGCAAAAAAGATTACAGCCACCACAAATAGAATTCTCGTCAGATTTTTCATGCCTTCCTCCCAGAAAAACGAGCTCAATGATAATTCTAAAAAATACAAGCTCCTATAACATAGGACAGCGATACGGAAATCAGCAGGGAGATGATCCCTACAGCCCGGTTATCCTTCCGAATTTCCTCATCAACCGAAAAAACAGGAGTTAAAAACTCAAACAGTACATACGCTGCAAAAAGAAGAATAAAGCCGAAAAATGCCCACTTCATCGTGTCGTAAATGGAGGTTTTCGCCTCAATACTATACCTTAGCACATTGCAAATGGCGAAAATTTTGCCGCCGGTAGCCAGAGAAGCCGCGACATTTCCGCGGCCGATCTCATTCCAGCAGTTATACCTGGCCACGAGCTCAAACAGGTACAAAAATACAATTAAGCCCAATATGGCCACCGAGAAATAACCGATCAGCGTTCCCAGGGGATGAGCCAGCAGCTGATCAACCCAATTCTTCATGTTCCTGCCCCCTTCATATCTGCCCTGAGCATATTCGCAGCTTTACTTCAG
Encoded here:
- a CDS encoding DUF350 domain-containing protein; translation: MKNWVDQLLAHPLGTLIGYFSVAILGLIVFLYLFELVARYNCWNEIGRGNVAASLATGGKIFAICNVLRYSIEAKTSIYDTMKWAFFGFILLFAAYVLFEFLTPVFSVDEEIRKDNRAVGIISLLISVSLSYVIGACIF